Below is a genomic region from Actinoallomurus bryophytorum.
AGAAGAGACACCAGGCGGAGTGGAACGAAGAGGCCGCCACGAAGATCCTCGATCTCCTGCGGGCGGCGGCCCGCAGCGGTTTCAGGACGGACCTCACCGAACAGGAAGTACGGGAGATCGCCGACGGGCTCGACCGGATGACGTTCCAGCATGACCGCGAGCTGGCCATGTCGCGGCGCGAACAGCGCCACGCGCGCGCGGAGAGACGGGAGCTCGCCGCGTGGGCCCCGCAGGACCGCGGCGGCTCGTCGGCGGCGTCCCGTACGGGTGGGGGCCTCACCCGCGAACAGGAGTCGGCGCTGACGTCGCAGGGGCTGGCGCCGCTCTACGTGCCCGCGACCGGTGACGAGATCGTCAACGCTCTCGGCGCGGGAGCGGCCACCGAGCTCGCCGCGATCGGCCGCGGACGGCCCGCGACACCGGACGAGCTGAGAAGGCACCTGGCGGACATGCTCGCCGCCGATCTCGCGCGTACCTCGGCCGAACGGCGGCTGTGGCCGATGATCGATGCCGAGCTGGGCCGGATCGGACTGTCGCGGGACGCACCCATGACAGACGACCTCCGCCGCTCGCTCATGGCCATGCTCACCAGCCCCGGCCGCTCCGACGGCGCGGAGGTGCTGATGCTCGTCGCCACCGGTGTGGTGCTGCGCCTGCGCGTCGTCGTCATATCGCCGAGCGGCGTGGCGGACGAGTACGGCTTCCCGTCCGGCCGGCGGATCGTCCTGGTCCGGCTGCCGCAGGGCGGTGCCTACATCGGCGTGTGGACGGCCACCAGGCAGGTCGGGGACGGCGCTCCGTCCGAGGATCCGCCGTCCCCGGCCCCGAGTCCGGGTCCGCAGTCGACCGGTAGCCGTCAGCCGATCGCGAACCTCGGCGTCGACCCCTTCTCAGGCGTCGGGATCTGACCCCCCCTTCCACCGTCACATTGAGGAGATGACCGTTGAACGATCCGAAGCAGAACGAACGTCGGGGCCAGGAACGCGGTGACCTCGTCGGCGCGTTCACCCGTGGTGCGTGGCAGCCGAGCGTGCAGCCGCAGGTCGGCCCGCGGATGCTCGCGGGCGGAATCGTGCTGATCGTGGTCGCGGGAGCGGCGTTCGGCGCCGGTGCGATGACGTCGTACGACCACAAGCGCGCCGCGGAAGAGCGCTCGCGAGAGCTGGCCCTGACCTCGCGGTACCCCAGCGTCGACCGGGCCGGCCGTACGGGCGCGACGACAGTGCCCGGAGTCCCGCGCCCGTCGGTCGACGCCCCGAGGGGCGGCATCCCGTCCAAGCGCGCCTCACGTCCGGACACGCCGGGCAGGCCCGGAGCGGAAGGGCCGCGCACCGAGCCGGCGCCGACCCCGGCCCCGACGGGCTCGCCGGCACTCACGGTGCCGCTGAAGGCCCCGGCCGGGGACGGTGCCGATGACGAGAAGGGTGCCGACCGCGCGGGGGGACGGCGAAAGGTCGCCGAGCGGAGCTCGCAGCAGGGCGGCGAGACCGCACCCCACACCCTGCTGACACTGCCGGAGCCGGAGAAGACCCCGACGCCGACGGAGAGGCCGGATAGGTCCGAGTGGCCGACGATTCGCACGGGGCCGCCTCCGACCACGCCCCCGCAGGGCGGCACTCGCAGCGCCGAGCACGACGCGTACAGCCCGATCCAGGCCGAAGCGCTCGATCGGCAGTCGAACCTGGGCACGGAGAACACCGGCGACACCGGCGGTGGCCAGAACCTCGCCTGGATCAGTGACGGTGACTGGGCGCTGTACAAGGGAGTCGGCTTCGGTCTCGATGGAGCGCGACGGTTTTACGGCCGGGTCGCGAGCGGCGCCGCCGCGGGAGTCAGCGGCCGGGTCGAGGTGCGGTTGGACGCCCTGTCGAACGCGCCGGTCGGCGGCTTCGCCATCGCCAACACGGGCGGCTGGCAGACCTACGGCACGGTCGAGGCCGATGTCCGCAAGGTGACCGGGGTGCACGACGTGTACCTGAGGTTCAGCAGTGGGCAGCCGGGCGACTTCGTCAACCTGCACTGGTTCGCCTTCGGCCACTGACCAGATCCTGGATGCGGCATTGCCGAGGTCCGGGAATAGGCAACAGTGCCGATACTCAGGCTTGGCCGTCCGGTGCCAGACTCGACGTCGCACCTCCCGTTTCCTGCGAATCGGGAGGTGCGCAGGCCACGCCGTACCTCCACGGAGACGCGCCGCACACATATCCGGCCGGACCGGCCTTATGGAGTCCACCGGACAGCGGCCGGATCCGCGCGCACTGATCCAGGAAGAACACGTGAGCGAGCAGAATTCCACTGAACGCCAACGACAAGAGCGCGCCGAATTCGTCGACGCCTTCAACAAGCGCGCCTGGCAGCCGGGGGAGCGGCCCCGGCAGCGCCTGCGTTTCCTGGCGGGTGGTATCGCCGTGATCGTGGCGGCGGGCGTCGCGTACGGTGCCGGCGTCCTGGACCACTATGACCATCGGAAAGCGGCCAAAAACCGAGAGCGGGAACTGGCGCTGACGGCGCGCGCCGGTCAGGCGCCCACCCCGGCTCCGACATCGCCGTACGCCATGCCCTGGGGCACGACGACACCGAGTTCCAAGCCACCGGCTTCCCCGGCTCTCCCGGCTCCGAAGCCCGCCGAGCCGGGGACGAAGGAGAAAAAGCGGACGGTATTCAAGGCGGAGTCCAAGGGGGGACGGCGGCCTGCCGGCCCGAAGTTCAGCACCGCCCGTGATCTGCTGCTCATGAACGTGGTGACCGGCAAATGCGCCGACGTCCCCGGCAACGGCGACGGGACGATGAACGGCCCGGTGGTGCAACACACGTGCCGCGCGACGGCCCAGGACAACCAGCGCTGGGACCTCGTGGTGCGCAAGAACGGCGCCGGTCCGAACGGCGCGGACCTGTTCACGATCCGCAACAGCAAGGACGGCCTCTGCTTCGACCTGCGCGGCAGCGGAGCCGTCGATAGGGTGACCGAATGGCGCTGCGCCTCCGGCGGCAACCAGCTGTGGTACCTGGACGAAAAGCATTCAGGGGAGTTCTGGATCCGCGACTCGGGCGACGGCGGCAAGTGTCTCGACGTGGAAGGCGCCCGCGCTGAGGACGCCAGCTTGACCGCCTGGCCGTGCGACCCCAAGGACGACCACCTGTGGGTGCTCAAGCCTGCGAACTGAAATCCGGCACGCCGTATGGGGACTCAGCGGATTTCCTCGAAATAGACGACAAAAACGCGTGCTCGGGTCTCGCGTACGCTTGTGTGGCGTACGCGAGACCCGAGCCTCAGTGACGCGTCCGGATGCCGCTCACCACCAGTCCAGCCGGTATCCACCGTTGACCTGGGGACAGGAGAATCCGTGAAGCAGGCCCATCTGAGCGTAGGTGTTCCCGGCGTAAACGCAGTCGTAGTAGGTCGGGTAGACGACGCCGTGACGCGGGGTGTCCGCGGACGCGGCAGAGGCGCCGACGAGGCTGAAAGCGGCCGCAGCGGCAGCGATGCCGGCAGTGACGCCTACCTTGCGAATGGTGAGAGACCGCAATTTACTCTCCTTTTGAAATGAGTGGCCATAGAGCGAGTGTCCGGGCGCTAGCATCTCCTATGTCCACGAGGAAATCCATCTCAATAGGTGCGATAAACGCGCACCTCTTTGCCTAATTATTCGGTTAGGTACTCCGCCGCAGCTCAGGCGGATCGGTGACGCTCGAACCGTCTATACCGGCAAGAGCAATTACCTAGACGAGTGCGATGAATTGCCTATTCTCGCCGCGCACACTTGACGCCCGGTCGCCTTCCGTGACGGTGGTGTGATGCCTGCTCAGCGCACCACGGGCACGCCGTCTCCGGCGAAGAACTCGACCATGGCGCGCGGGGAGTCCGGCGCGAAGCACATGTCCAGTCCCTGGGCGGACCCGGCGGCGGCGGCCGCGGCGCGGGGGAACATGGCCGTCTCGTACTCCAGGAGCGCCGTCTCGATGTCGTCCTGGTGCGCGACGAGGGCCAGCGCCAGCTCGGCCCCGTCGAGCAGGGCGAGGTTGGCGCCCTCACCGGCGTACGGCGACATCACGTGCGCCGCGTCGCCCACGAGCGTCACACCGGGGACCCGCGACCAGGAGTGGCCGGTCGGCAGGGCGTAGATCAGGCGCGGGACGATCGTGTCGTCGCAGTTGCGGATGAGGTCGGTCAGCTCCGTGCTCCAGTCGGCGAACTCCGCGAGCAGGAGCGCGCGGGCGGCGGCCGCGTCGGACCAGTCGACGCCGCGGGTGGCCGTCCAGTCCTTGGGCACCCGCAGTGAGGCGCCCACGTGAACGTCGGTGCCGCCGTGCCCTATCAGCGCCTTGTCGTCGGAGAGGGCGAACATGATCCCGGGGCCGAAGAGGGCGGCCGAGTCGGGATGACGCGTCCTGACGTCGGTCAGGCGCAGCTCCAGGTAGGAGATTCCGGCGTACTCCGGGGTGACCGCCGAGACCAGGGGCCGTACCTTCGACCAGGTGCCGTCCGCGCCGACCAGCAGGTCGACGGTGGTGCTGCCGCCGTCGGCGAAGGTCAGCTCGTGCCGGCCGTCGTCGAGCGAGCGGGCCGCGGTGACCTTGTGGCCCCAGGCGACGCGGCCGGGGTCGAGGGATTCGATGAGCAGGTCGCGCAGGGCGGTCCGGTCGATCTCGGGGCGGCCGCCGTAGCCGCCCTCCGGCTCGTGGTGGATGAAGACCGTGCTGGCCTTGTCCAGAACGCGCATGGTCTCACCCTCGGGATGGGTGAGCGTGAGGAACCGCTCGTGGAGGCCGGCCTCGCGCAGCGCGAACTGCCCGGACTCCTCGTGCAGGTCGAGGGAGCCGCCCTGGCTGCGGGCGTCGGCCGAGGCGTCGCCTTCGTACACCGTGGACTCGATGCCGTGCATCTGCAGGATGCGGGCGAGGACGAGGCCGCTGGGGCCGCCGCCGACGATCGCGATGGAGGGTGTGGACATGGTGGAGCTCCTCATGTTCGGGGGAGGGACGCCAGGACTCCGTCGACCAGGACGTTGAACGCCCAGTCGGAACGGCTCGCCCCGTCGCCTGAGACGAGTTCGTCGCCGAGCGCGGTGATGTGCGGATAGCGCGCCGGGTCGGTGGCCCGGATCTGATCCGCCAGCGCGGACAGATCCGCGGCCTCCTGGGCCGCCGATCTCGGGCCGGTGTGCTCGACGGCGGCCGCGGTCGGAACCAGCAGCAGCAGGTCCAGACCCCACGCCGCCGCGCGACCGGTCACGCCACCCTCGGCGAGCAGGGCGAGGATCGCCTCGGCCAGCGCCATGTAGTTGGGGCCGCTGGGCTGGGTGGACAGTGCCATTCGGGCGATCTCCGGGTGTTCGAACAGCACGTCGCGGTAGGCGTTCAGCAGGGCCTTGAGCCGGTCGCGCCAGGGGCCTGCTCCACGTGCGGACACGGTGACCGTGCCGAGCAGGACGTCGAGGATCTGGGCGTGCAGGTCCTCGGTGTTGCTGACGTAGACGTACAGCGACGAGGGGCCGGTGTCGAGCGTGGCGGCGATGCGGCGCATCGTCACCTTGCTCAGGCCCTCCTCACGCAGGATCGCCAGCGCGGCGTCGATGATGCCCTGCCTTGTGAGGGCGGGTTTTGCGGGCCGCTCCCGCCGGCTGCGAGGTGTCGTGCCGCTCTCGTCTGCGTTCATGGAGGAACCGTACCACGAGCATGTTCGTTACGAACATGTTCGTGATGTGGCATACGTCGCGCGCCGGTCCTGACCGTGGGGTGGCTCAGGGAATTCTGGCGACCGCTCCGTACACGGCGGTCTCCGCCGCGGAGGGACGGGGACCGGCTTCGTTCTCGGCCCGCCATTCGGCGACGGACACGATGCCCGGCGGTACGAGGTCCATTCCGTCGAGGAAGCGGCCGAACTCCTCACGGGAGCGGAACTGGAACGGGATTTGTGCGTCGGCGTCGCCGACCGCCGCGAGGATCTCCGGCGGCATGTGGTCGTTGGTCGCGTGGGTGATGGTCAGATAGCTGCCGGACGGCATGGCCGAGACGAGCCGGGACACCGCCCCGTACGGGTCGTCGGCGTCCTTGACGAAGTGCAGGATCGCGACCAGCATCAGCCCGACCGGCCGCGACAGGTCGATGGTGCGGGCGAGCTGCGGATCGCCGAGGATCCTGCCGGGGTCGCGGAGGTCGGCGTCGAGGTAGGCGGTGGCCCCTTCGGGCGTACTCGTCAGCAGAGCACGCGCGTGCATCAGGACAATGGGATCGTTGTCGACGTAGACGATCCGGGATTGTGGGGCGATCGCCTGGGCGACCTGGTGGGTGTTGTCGGCGGTCGGAATCCCGGTGCCGACGTCGAGGAACTGACGCAGCCCCGCCTCCCTCGCCAGGTAGGCGACCGCGCGGCGCAGGAACCGGCGGTTCTCGATGGCCGAGGTCCGCACGGTGGGGAACGCGGCGGCCACGGCATCACCGGACTCCCGGTCGGCCGCGAAGTTGTCCTTGCCCCCGAGCCAGTAGTCGTAACGGCGAGCCGGATGCGCTACCGACGTGTCGATCTTCGATGACCACGAATCCGTGCGTGCCGGCGACGAGACGGGATCCTGACCGCTCACGGCCACCTCCAGCACTGCTGCTCAACTCGGACCGGCCTACCGCACCGGTAGTTGTCGATTTGAACATGTCAGCACTGCCAAAGCCGCCGCCGAGGCCGACGTCGGCCACGCCGGCCCGGGGGGCGACCCCCCGGAACCCCCGCGATGTGGGGGGCTCCAGGGTTACGCGGCCTTGGTCACCTCGCCTCGCCACGACGACGTGGCGGAGGTCGTGTGGCCATCCATGCGCCGGTCGCGTAAGGCTCAGCGCCAGTCGATGGACAGGCCCGACATGCACTCGGTCTCGCCGCTCACGCGTGTCTCGACGCCGGCACGCAGCACGTACACGCGGGGGCAGTCGGAGACCTTGCGGTACGCCACGGCCTGGTCGTCGGGGGACGGCGCCGGGGCGCCGTGTGTGTGCGGGTCAGTGGTGACCTGGGTCAGCACACCGTCGCGCGTGGCGCTGTAGATCTGGTCGGCCTCTCCCCCCTTGGCGAGGTAGATCTTGCTGCCGTCCGCGGAGAAGGCCGGATCCCGCGCCGACCGAACCAGAAGGTGTCGCTCGCCGTCCGGTTCACGCAGCCAGACGTCGTAGCCGCTCGAGGCCGGCGAAGTCACGTACGCGATGGTCCCGTCAGGGGCCACCGAGAGGTTGTCCACCGTGGAGACGTCACCGTCGACCGGCAGCGGCTCGGGTGCGGCGCCGCCCGCCACGCCCACCTCGAACAGCTTGTTCACACCGGCCTGGGAATCGTAGGCGGGGAAGACGACGTGTGTCCCGTCCGGCATCCACGCCGGCTCGTCCCGCGGGTTGTACCGGCCGTCCCAGAAGGCGGTGATCCGATGGGCGCCGGTGCCGTCGATGTTCATCACCCAGAGCTCGGCCGCGTAGTCCTTGACGGCGGTGAAGACGATCTGGCTGCCGTCGGGGGAGATGTCGGGTGCCTCCGCCGAGTCATAGCCGTCGGGGGTGGGCAGCACGGTTCGCGTGAGCGTGGCCATGTCGACGACGGTGATCTGCTCGCCCTGGCCGTACTCCTCGGTGAGCGAGGTGTAGGCGATCTTTCCCGGACCGTCGGCGGCCGCGGCCCGTGGCGCCGCGCCGGCGCCGCCTGCCGTCGCCACCGCCGTCGCGGCGGCGATGACGCCGGCCACGGTCAGCCTGAGCAACCGGCCCGTCAGATCGAGCGGTCGTTCCCCCATGAAGCCTCCCCGTTCATCGGCTCCTGCGCGGCCGCTGATCGGCCTGGAGCCATCGCCTGTCAGGATGACGCCGAACTGATCATGATGGGGACGGATCGCTGGAACATTGGCAGGATTCGGCCAATAAGTTTCAAGTCCGACAAGTCGGCCGGGAGAAACCACCGGCTTTGAGCAAGTTGCCAAGGGTGACCGCCACCTGCCGGCCGCGAACCGGTGGACGTCGTCG
It encodes:
- a CDS encoding SAM-dependent methyltransferase, giving the protein MSGQDPVSSPARTDSWSSKIDTSVAHPARRYDYWLGGKDNFAADRESGDAVAAAFPTVRTSAIENRRFLRRAVAYLAREAGLRQFLDVGTGIPTADNTHQVAQAIAPQSRIVYVDNDPIVLMHARALLTSTPEGATAYLDADLRDPGRILGDPQLARTIDLSRPVGLMLVAILHFVKDADDPYGAVSRLVSAMPSGSYLTITHATNDHMPPEILAAVGDADAQIPFQFRSREEFGRFLDGMDLVPPGIVSVAEWRAENEAGPRPSAAETAVYGAVARIP
- a CDS encoding TetR/AcrR family transcriptional regulator — its product is MNADESGTTPRSRRERPAKPALTRQGIIDAALAILREEGLSKVTMRRIAATLDTGPSSLYVYVSNTEDLHAQILDVLLGTVTVSARGAGPWRDRLKALLNAYRDVLFEHPEIARMALSTQPSGPNYMALAEAILALLAEGGVTGRAAAWGLDLLLLVPTAAAVEHTGPRSAAQEAADLSALADQIRATDPARYPHITALGDELVSGDGASRSDWAFNVLVDGVLASLPRT
- a CDS encoding carbohydrate-binding protein, translated to MNDPKQNERRGQERGDLVGAFTRGAWQPSVQPQVGPRMLAGGIVLIVVAGAAFGAGAMTSYDHKRAAEERSRELALTSRYPSVDRAGRTGATTVPGVPRPSVDAPRGGIPSKRASRPDTPGRPGAEGPRTEPAPTPAPTGSPALTVPLKAPAGDGADDEKGADRAGGRRKVAERSSQQGGETAPHTLLTLPEPEKTPTPTERPDRSEWPTIRTGPPPTTPPQGGTRSAEHDAYSPIQAEALDRQSNLGTENTGDTGGGQNLAWISDGDWALYKGVGFGLDGARRFYGRVASGAAAGVSGRVEVRLDALSNAPVGGFAIANTGGWQTYGTVEADVRKVTGVHDVYLRFSSGQPGDFVNLHWFAFGH
- a CDS encoding TolB family protein encodes the protein MGERPLDLTGRLLRLTVAGVIAAATAVATAGGAGAAPRAAAADGPGKIAYTSLTEEYGQGEQITVVDMATLTRTVLPTPDGYDSAEAPDISPDGSQIVFTAVKDYAAELWVMNIDGTGAHRITAFWDGRYNPRDEPAWMPDGTHVVFPAYDSQAGVNKLFEVGVAGGAAPEPLPVDGDVSTVDNLSVAPDGTIAYVTSPASSGYDVWLREPDGERHLLVRSARDPAFSADGSKIYLAKGGEADQIYSATRDGVLTQVTTDPHTHGAPAPSPDDQAVAYRKVSDCPRVYVLRAGVETRVSGETECMSGLSIDWR
- a CDS encoding RICIN domain-containing protein encodes the protein MSEQNSTERQRQERAEFVDAFNKRAWQPGERPRQRLRFLAGGIAVIVAAGVAYGAGVLDHYDHRKAAKNRERELALTARAGQAPTPAPTSPYAMPWGTTTPSSKPPASPALPAPKPAEPGTKEKKRTVFKAESKGGRRPAGPKFSTARDLLLMNVVTGKCADVPGNGDGTMNGPVVQHTCRATAQDNQRWDLVVRKNGAGPNGADLFTIRNSKDGLCFDLRGSGAVDRVTEWRCASGGNQLWYLDEKHSGEFWIRDSGDGGKCLDVEGARAEDASLTAWPCDPKDDHLWVLKPAN
- a CDS encoding FAD-dependent oxidoreductase — encoded protein: MSTPSIAIVGGGPSGLVLARILQMHGIESTVYEGDASADARSQGGSLDLHEESGQFALREAGLHERFLTLTHPEGETMRVLDKASTVFIHHEPEGGYGGRPEIDRTALRDLLIESLDPGRVAWGHKVTAARSLDDGRHELTFADGGSTTVDLLVGADGTWSKVRPLVSAVTPEYAGISYLELRLTDVRTRHPDSAALFGPGIMFALSDDKALIGHGGTDVHVGASLRVPKDWTATRGVDWSDAAAARALLLAEFADWSTELTDLIRNCDDTIVPRLIYALPTGHSWSRVPGVTLVGDAAHVMSPYAGEGANLALLDGAELALALVAHQDDIETALLEYETAMFPRAAAAAAGSAQGLDMCFAPDSPRAMVEFFAGDGVPVVR